From the genome of Tenrec ecaudatus isolate mTenEca1 chromosome 1, mTenEca1.hap1, whole genome shotgun sequence:
CTTTACTGTGAACTTAATTTTATAttccacaattcatacacattttgtttcaactcatccattgcagccCCTTCAATGTGCCAGCACTCACTCCACTTCCTCCCGGTTTCCCATTCCCATTactcctcctctcccagcctTGGGAATGCTGCCCTGTTGATCACAAGTGGCTGATGATTCTAACTTGGGTGtggattcagttccagacctacagggcgactaagggccatagtcttggggttccaccagtctctctctgaCCAGAATGCCTGGTCTCTCTGATTGGGGTTTTTGTTCCATATTCCTCtcccactggtggtgtagtggtcaggaGGTGggcggtttgaaatcaccagctgctctgtgggagaaaggtggagctttgagctacagtctcggaaacccaccgggtcagctttaccctgtcctctagggtcactatgggtcagctggactggaaggcagtgagtttggtgtgggtttaTGCAGGATCGTCTAAGGCGAGCCTTTCCGAACGGTTTGTGGCAGTAGCGTGGCCTGCCGGCACCATCTAGTGCGTCTGGTCTGAGTCTTGGACACTAATGTCTGTGGTGCGCCAGTCCCTTGGAACAATTGTTCCCATGTGTCTCCCAGTTTTATTCATtattctttcctccagacagggagagactAATATTAGTGAcccttagatgactgctcacaAGTAGTCGCAATCCACCAGAGCAGGGTGTCGAATGCGGCCTCTGACCGCAGGGTCCGCGGGAGGACTAGGCTCCTGATGGTTCGGTTTTGGTTAACTCCCTGGTTGTTACCAGTGGGAAACCTGAGTCACTTGTAACTTACTTTCCGCCTTTACTTCTTAAGTCTCAGCCACTCTTCCCATTCTTCAATCTCAACTGATAACTTCATTTTCTGAGGGAAAACTCAGAAAAATCACTGCAATCAGAAGAGAACTTCTGTGGTAGACCTATTTACAATactgagcaaaacaaaacaagttaGCTGCTGAGGCTGCCTACGCATATACAGCCAAACACCCCGCCTAGGAGTTGGCGCCTTGGTTTGGAGGGGTGGGGCCATGGCTTCATGGAGCAGCCTAGTTAATTGGGCCAATAATgtgtttagtgcttctgttctacctccccaTTCATTGCAtcatgcctggggtcttaaaactttGCAAGCTGCCATCCAAAGCTTGACACTTGGTCCCTGGAAccacagaaggaggaggagagattgGACTAGCAGGAGgatatggaatgtgtggctaattgcctccatgaacagTTACTTCCTTTGTCCTGAGACCGGAAGAACTGGATGGTTCGCAGCGACCAGGTACTGAACATTTTTATCAAAGGTTctgtagaagaatcctgatcaaaaagcaaaaatacagaacagaattcaaattctcatggactcctTTAGAGCCACCGAgctggatgaacccctgaaattactttaaaccttaaaccaaaaatatccactAAAGTTTCTTAAAACCAAACGATAGTTTGCTTGACTAGTTAAACGAAAAGAACTCCCTTGAGCATTGCGTTCTTGTAAGAACTATCTAATAGGAGCTCATACAGGCCTTGATGGTGCATTGGGTCAAGAACTAGGCTGCTAAACcccaaggttgatagttcaaaccccccactcactctgtgggagaaagaagcatctgtctggtcccataaattttcatcttggaaaccctaaagagaggttctgctgtgtcctgtgggtcactgtgactcagaagcAGATTGttgccagtgagtttgggttggctgTGTGTTTACCATgggctcaaattgacaccagtgaCTTAAAAGATTCGGTAGGAACCTCAGGAACCGTGAGTTCAGTTGATGGAAGAGGAACCACTGAGGAAAGTAGTAGAGAATGGTTGTACAGCTTGAACAGTGCGATCAAATGGCACTGAACTGTGTGTATATAAACTGTGGAAGGCGTAATGCCTGTGTGTGTTctcaaaaataaacattttaagagagagagagagagcccttcAGCATGCTCACACCACATCCACCAGCCTACTGATGCTGGCATCTCTGCCTTCACTGCTGACGTTTGGATGAGCAGCCTGCCCTCCTAAGGCTAGTTCCTCTGCCTGTGTATCAGATTTTATCCCTTTAGCACCTGCTCTGgcaattcattctctctctctctctctctcacattggTTTTCTCTCCATGGGACCACTCCCGTCTCACCTCTAAAGCACCAACATTCTTTTGACACCTACTACCCACCCCCCATGTCTTCTCCCCTGAGAGCAAAATTTTTTGAAACAGTTGACTGCACTGGCTCCAATTTCTCTTCTATTTTCTATTGAACAtagactcttctttcttcctctccacGGAAAtcacatttgtcagccactggtgaATCTCATGACCGCTCTTCAATCCCCGTCATGCTCCAGCAGCATGGAGCAGAGTTAACCGCTCCCTCCCTTCACCTGATTCTCATGGTTTTGCCCCTAACTCGCTAGTTGTTCTTTTTCCACCTTTATTGCTAGACCGTCCACATCTTCCTAACCTCAAAATGCTTACGTGTCTTCGGACCTCTTCTTTTTGCGATCTGTACGTCTTCCCTAAACCGTCTCATCCAGTCCTACAGATTTAAGTACCATCTGTACACATGTAACTCCCAAATTTCCAACTCCAGCCGTAATTTCCTTTGAGACCCGCGAACGTGTGTGTCACTGCCCGTCTGCCTTTGCTTGTAGCTATCCACCTCAAACTTAGCCAGTCTAAACCTGAACTTCCTTCCCTCAGGCCGTCCTTTTCCCTTGTTAAACACGGATATTTTCCTTCCGGTCGTCAGCGACTAACCTGGTTCTCCCTTACCCCACAGGCCCTGTTCAATGCCGTCATCCCAGATCACTACGCTGAAGCCTTCTCCCCTCCTCGCCTGGCCCCCTCGAGCTCCTTGGACCTACTTGTAGAATTTCTTCTGGGTGGCCTGTCTCATTGGGATGCTGAGCACTTCCTGTTCATTGCCGAGCATGGCTACCTATATGAACACAACTTTGCCTTCTTCCCCGGTTTCCCTTTGGCTCTGCTGATGGGGACGGAACTGTTGCTGAGACCCCTACAAGCCGTACTGAGCCTACGGAGTTGCTTGCTAATTTCAGTGGCATTACTGAACTCCTTGTTCTGTGTGCTGGCAGCAGTGGCACTTCATGACCTGAGCTGTCAGGTTTTGCATAGTCCCCGCCAGGCGTTCTTTACAGCGCTGCTCTTCTGCCTCAGCCCTGCCAATGTCTTCCTGGCAGCTGGTTACTCGGAAGCTCTGTTTGCCCTCCTGACATTCAGTGCCATGGGGCAGCTAGAGAGGAGCCAAAGCTGGACCAGCGGACTCCTCTTTGCCCTTGCCACTGGGGTACGCGCCAACGGGCTGGTCAACATTGGGTTTCTTGTGTATGCCCAGTGCCAAAGCTTTTTCTCTTCTCTCAGGGTGAAGAGTCCCCTGAGGCAGCTCATTAAACTGATAGCCTCAGTTTTCCTGACAGTATTCACACTTGGGCTTCCCTTTGTCCTCTTTCAGTATTATGCCTACACTCAATTCTGTCTGCCAGCTTCAGTCCAGCCCATCCCTAAACCCTTGTTGCAGTTAGCGCTGGATAAGGGCTACCGTACTGCGGATGGAAATGAGCCACCTTGGTGCTCCTGGACCCTTCCCCTAATATACAGCTATATCCAGGATGTGTACTGGAATGTGGGCTTTTTGAGATACTATGAACTCAGGCAGGTGCCTAATTTTCTATTAGCTGCACCAATGGCTGTGCTGGTTGCCTGGGCGACATGGACATATGTGACCAGCCAGCCTTGGCTCTGCCTTACACTTGGGCTGCAAAGGAGCAAGAATGACGAGAGCCTTAAGAAGCCTGAAGTGGGATTCCTCAGTCCTCAGGTGTTTGTATACCTGGTTCACGCTGCAGTGCTGCTGCTGTTTGGAGTTCTGTGCATGCATGTTCAGGTGAGCGGACTCCCAGCTAGGATAAAGCTGAGAATATGGGCAAAACTCCATGAGGGAGCAAGGAAAATAGCCATCTTCTCGCGGTTCAGTGACTGATACttgatttattcattcaacagTTCTCTGTCAGACCCTCGGTGACACCATAGGGAATAGAATTGCTGCCCTGATGGGTCTCATGGTCTAACTGGTGAGACAGACATTTAACAAGTAAGATGCCAGTCCAGCAGAATGGAGAGGGGTTACTTTTGAGATAAAGCACTGGGTGAGGTCCGAGGGAAAAGTACTAGCGGACTGAAGGAGTGAGGAAGGAATTACATGAAGCTGGATCCTGAAGAGGAAGAAGGAATTTTCCATATAAAAAGCAGAGGAAGAACATCCTGGGCAAATGGAAGGTTGTGTGAAGACACCACGATTGTGGATGGATCTGATTTTAGCTGAGATAGAGGAATACACAGAGACTAACTCTGAGACCTTCACTAATAATTATACCCAGAATATCTACTGGAATATTGGCTTCTGGCGGTGTGCTGAGGCAGCTGTCTGGTGCTCAGAGGAGATAGCTCATGTCTAAGAAGAGGATGATCACACATCTGGCTTTTCCTAGCTCAGGCCTCAGTTTCAACATAACCCCAAGGAAatctctctgtccctctactgaGCAGTGTCAGCCACTTGGAGGGGCACAGCGACTGACGTTTTTTGAACTGTGTGCACAGGAGTCGCAGGGAATAGAAAGTAGAATCTGTGTTTGTAGCCAGATGAGGGAGTAGAGCGTGTGCCAGTGCAGCGAGCTCCCAGGAGGCCAGATGAATGAGGCCATTTGGAGACCTGGCTCTGAACTCTCCTGGGAGGGAGACTAGTGAATCACTCTCTGCTCCGACATCCCTGTGAGTTACATCCCAGGTTCCCAGCCCTCAAATCATGGTAGAGTGTAGAGTCCAGATCCTGGGCTAAAATTAGACCCCAGACATCGAATTTTTACTGTTGATCACCACATTATTGTGGTAATTTGTATTTATTTGTAACATTGAGGTTGACTGCCTGGTGTCACATCTTTATAAAGCAGACCTTAAGCTCTGCTGCATTTCTTTGTCGACGTGACACATTTCTAGTGCACTTATAGGGCCCGAGTCCACTAAGAAGTGGGAAGTCCCCTAGCTGGCCCAGTTTTGAGTCTGCATCATTTCAGTAAACACATTTTTTCCTTCTATGATTTCCAGGTGCTTACCAGGTTTCTGGGATCCTCCACTCCTATTGTGTACTGGTTTCCAGCTCACCTGCTTCAGAGTCAGGAGCCGTTGCTGAGAGCCTCAGAGACGGTGCCTTGGAATGCTCTCGCGGGGAGCTCTCCACCAGGACACACAGTCCCAAGAAATCCTATCAAGGGACTTGTGTGCAACTGGAAAACCTGCTCTCCAGTCACACGGTGCATTCTAGGCTACTTCCTCACTTACTGGCTCCTGGGACTGCTCCTGCACTGCAACTTCCTGCCTTGGACATGACCTGCAGTCTCATGAGCTGGACATGACAGGCGGAAGCTGACTTACCCCAGGGCTCTCAAAGTACAAAGACACATTGGTCTGCCTGTGCTGCCCTGTCCATgtgcaacctctcttgccctcgcTTTCGGAGactggttacctagaggggaatGGGCACCGTGAGAGCCCTCTGCTCCTGGCGCTCTCTTACCTCCAAGCCGAAATCGCACTTGCATCTGCCCTCCAGTCAACCAAGCCTCGCAGAGATAATCAAACCTCTCTTTGAGTCACACTTGGATTTACATGATGCACATCTCATCAAAAGCGCTTGCTGGTGGAGGTCATTGGGTGTAGTGGCAATAGTCCGGTGAAGCCATCTTTCCTCAGTGGGACATTTTTCTGATGGTTTTGTAATGATTTGTGGATCTATTTATATGAGAATATAAAATACGTGCGAATTAGCACTCAGTTATCCATGCAATTAGTTAACCCTTTAAAACAATACAGATTACTTGGGGGAGAAATATTTCTCCAGGAGAAACAAAGATCAAGGTCAAGAGAACACTGCACGAAGAGGCAGGAGACCTGGATTCTAGTTCTCCAGCAAAACCCTGTGTACCAGCTCGCTGTAGGACCTTGGGTCTAAGAGAAAGTCTGCTCTTCCTACAGGCAGGTTGACCCCTGCGCCCAGGGCCTGAAGGACCTCCTTCAGGGGAATCGCCCCAGCACTGATCCAGAAGCTCAGCGGTTTGTTCTTAGGACATAATATCTCCAGTTACCCCGACTTCAGCCATGAGCAGATGCAGCCCTTAAAAAGGTACTTGCACAAACTTTTCAAATTAAGGAAAGCCGTGACAGCTGACAAGTAAACCTGTGCTGGGGACTGAGTGGTCAGAACGGGCTCATTTTTCTGCCCTTCTCCAGCACCTGAGCTTGCTTGCGTGGGAGACACAGGTCCCAGGAGGCGGTGCGGCTGCGTGGGTTGGCCGGctgtatgggagccccaggctgcatGAAGAGTTTTCTGCCCTGCTTCCTGGCTTCCGTTTGGTTGAGACCTTCACGATAGTGGTAGGTAGGTCATTTCTCAGTCCTTGAGCCAGGCTAGTTAGATGCTGTATTAGCACCGCTCCGTTCCCCACTTGACTCAAAGCTTCCAACAAGCAGAATAGATGAGTAACCAGAGCAGCATCTAGAGAGCCCTGAGGATTGGAATTTTGACACACTCCCTATGACGGTGACAGACCGACTGCGAAACTTGCCAGCTGAGGGGAAGCTCCTGGCAGAGGCCCAGCACCCTCTGTTTCAGGtcagcctggccaataagcatTTCCCATCCAGCGCCCCAGCACTAGCCCAGCTGAGAGAATTTGGTTCAGAGTCAAATGCTTCTGAAAATGTACACACAGATTGGGGCAGCCCTCTGCCTTCTGCCAAGACACCCGAGTGCCCTTCTTGGCAAACCATAATCACCCTTGCCCTAGTGTCCCTTCAGCTGGCAGAAACCGCTCCCCCTTGCCTCACCCACAGCTGCAAATCCAGGGACTTCTACGCTGTGCGCTGTGCGCAGACAGGGTTGGGCCTTGTTTAGCTTTTTACTCTTCGGTGGGAAGTCGTCTTGACCTCCTTTTCAGAGGGCACGGGGACCAATTGTTCCGCTCTGGGAAGAGGTGACTGGACTCACTGGGTCAGGTGTGCTTGCACGGCTCTGGCGATCTGAGTTTAGCCTTCACATTAGATCTCGTCACCCCCAGAAATgagggacttcaaagaccaggaacCTTGTAAGTGGGAGTTCCATCACCTCAACAGATACCAGAGAGCGAAACGAAACCGCTCCGTTACTGCGATGGTTCCAGCTGATAGATAACTGAACACCGAGCACCTGTGAGACCTGGAAAAGGCACCGCTTCTCTCTCACTTTGGAGGACCTACTTGCTGTTCTCTGAGGATCTAAGGGAAGGGCTGGTTTTATGGCTGGCAGCTGTCCTTTTACCATCCCATTGCAGACTTTAAtggcctgggagagggacatgaagggCCCAGGCAGGAAGCTTCCTGTTTACCCTGAGGTCTAACAATGCAGCAGCTGGGTTAGGAACCCCCAATTTCAGAGAAAAGTCATTTCCTTCTGAGACCCTGCTAAAACAGAAACCAGGCGCTTCGTGTGCCTAGAAGTAGATGTGTTTTGTTCGGGAGTGGCTGACACGGGCCGCCAGTCCCCTGATGGGAAAAATCACTTCTCTTCCTGAGCAAATTTCTTTCCCTCACCTTTCTCTAAGAATGGATTCCTTCAGCAAGCATTTAGTAATGCCTGTTTGAGGGGGTTAACGATGAGGATCCCTTCTCTCCAGAGGTGGCACATCTAAGTGATAAATACGGAGGAATACGGGGTGCTCAGACCTTCCCCTCTGCGTCCTTCTGTACGTGACGTTGTGATGGCGCACTTAGAAAGTTCACGGACTACAAAATACTCTGTCAATCCATTCCagtcaagcccccccccccaccctcgggGCACGGAAGACATTTGGAGCAATGGCTGTTGAGCTGGGCTGCGGGAGATAATGGGAACTGGTTGTCCCCCTACAGGAAGAGGTGACTCAAAGCACTCTGGGTCAGGTGTGATTTCCCTGCTCTGCCTTACCCTTCACACTCCATCTCAGCACTCCCAGAAACAAGTGATCAAGGACCAGCAACCTTATCGGTGGGAATCCCATCTCAACTAATATCAGAGAGGTAAATCACCCTGGGCTTTACGTAGAATTTTAACGAGAGCAGAGAATGAGTGTGGAGGTAGGAGATGGACAGGCAGGAGAGGAGGGCAGTTGAGATCAGCGTGCAGTCCAGCGTTATCAAGTACTCGTACATTTGACACAACCACTGACTCACACCCTCGTTTCACTCAGCTATACCACTGTGGCCGGTAATACTACCTGTTTTTACATGTTGTCAAGTCTGTCCCAGCTCACGGTGGCCCccccacaacagaacaaaacactgcctcatCTTGCTCGTTCCTCACAGTTACagtgttcgagcccattgttggaagTCACCATGTCAGTGACATCCACAGCTATGAAGGAGATAACGAGCCATGATATCGACTTGATAGATGTGGGAGATGTTATGTCCCTTCTAGGGTGGTTTGAGAATTGAGTGAATTAacacctgtaaagatttcagAATGGGTGGAGCATATCCGACCTAAGGGCCATCTGTGACCTGAGAAATCAACACCAGCTAACACAGGCCCCACCAGAGACAAGCCATTCCAGCCCTCACgtgcattgccatcaagtagactcCAGCTCGAAGCCATCATATGCAAGagcgtagaattgcccctggggggtttctgagtctttaactctttatgggaacagaaagcctggtctgtctccagaggagtggcggtGCCTTCAGGCTGCTAGCTCTGTGATTAACAGCTCAAGGTGGGAGCCAATGAAATgtttgaggggggagggggagggaaattcagaactgatagcaagggctcactagaaagtaaatgtctagaaaagaatgaaggcaacatatgtacaaacacgcctgatgcaatcgatgcatggattgtgataagagttgtcagagtccccaataaaatgatcttttaataaatgaaaagcTGCTGGTCACCAGGGAAACACGGATCAAGGCCACTGTGATGCCTTTTCACAGCCCCTCCGAGAGCTGTGATAAACAAGGGAGAGTAACAAGTGTTAACTTCAGAGCTGGAGGCACCCCCACCTGAGATCACCTCTGTAACAGcctgggggctggggcgggggggaTGCTTCTCACTACAATCATAGGAAGCCCAAAGGGCAGCAGTGCCCGCAAGTCAAAGTGTAGGGCAGGAAGGAAATGGACCCAAGGGGAAGCTGATGACACACCGTGGGAATGACAGCCCACATCACATAACAATCTCTCTATGAATTTGGAATGTTagcaaaatgctttttaaaattttattggctcatacagctcttagcacgatacatacatccatccatgtgtcaagcacatttgtacattggttgccatcatcattttcaaaacatattctttctacttaagcccttggtatcagctcctcatttttcccctccttcccccaccctcccaacctccctcatgaacccctgataatttatgaatcattatttcgacatgtcttacactgacaactAAATGCTTTGTAAGCTTTCTCCGAAGCCACAGTAAATTATTGGAACGAACCGAAATAAGTCAACAGATGTTTGACCAGTGTGGCCTGTGAAACAAAACTCATGCCGTTGGGGCAGTGTCGCTCGTAGCCGTTGTCTAGGGGAGCATCGAATGGCCCGTGAGTTCCCAcgactgtaacgctttacaggagtagaatgcttcttgttggagcagctggtggtttcaaacttccaatCTTTCAGATTGCAGTCCACTGAGGAACCAGGGCACCTGTCAGTGATACCATAAATATACAAATGGCCCTGGCAGGAAAAAATGGTTCCCCGGCCCTGGTTCAGAGCCGTGCTAATGCAGGGCTAGCTGCAATTGAGACACCGAGTGCACAGTGCCGGGTGTTTGCAAGCGTGGAACTGCATCAGAGGAGCCAGGGAGCCATCCAAGGGGACTTTTAAAAGTTTGCGGGGAAATGGAATATTTCTATAAGCTTCTTGAAGCCCTCATACATACAGATACCATAAGTACAGCAGTCATGATATCAGATGAGAGTGTCAAAAGCAAGAGTataaggagaaggaggaaggggcagcaagatCTTGGGCCAGTGACTCAACCTCTCTCAACCCAATTTTCTCGTCTGAGAAATGCCACACAGGGTAGTTTTGACTAAATGAGATACTGTACTCAGTGTGCTTAGCTGGGGAAtgagggctgataccaagggctcacctagaaagaaaatgctttgaaaatgatgacggcagcagCATACGTGCAagtatgcttgacacagtggatgaatgtatgggttgtgataaaagatgtaagagccccccgaaaaagtatttaattaaaaaaaagtactTCGCACAGTTCTGGCTGCTCCTAAGAACTGGAAGGCAGCTCTGTTGGATACTGCCAAGTTGGCGTGGGCCCATAGGAGCCCTGTGCACACGGGACACTGCTGGGTTGTGCCGTCCTCATAATTGTCCCCGTACACGAGCacgttgttgcagctgctgtgtcagtccgtctgcttgaaggccttcctctttttcacgcccctctgccttctctagggactactCTGcccggacaacatgtccaaagtttgtaagacaaagtctctccattttTGTCTCTAGAGAGCTCACAGCCTTTCCTGCTTCCAAGCAGGCTTGTTTGTCTGTCTTGCATCCGTGGTATATTTCAgtattcaccagcaccataatttgaacacatcttttctccatttatcatgatattgcccagtggtccagttgggaggattgtggtcttcttcacattgagttttaatccgcaCTGAAGGCTCCCATCCtcatcttcagcaagtgcttcaggtccttttCACTCTGAGCACGTGAAGGGTGTGTCATTTGTAGATCACAGGTGacgaagtcttcctccaatcctgatgccacataagccagcttctctgatgacttgctcagcacacagattgaacaagtgtggtgagaggatacaaccctgacccacacctcttgattttgaatcacgttagtattctcttgttctgttcgcacaactgcctcttcatccatgtataagttccagAGCGGCCCGATGAAGCGCTGTggctttcccattcttctcaaggctgtccacagtTGTTGGGATACCCACAGTCAGTGAAatccaaggaaacatctttctgcttcCAGCCGCGATCTATCTCACATCAGCCACGACAGTCttggttccacatcctcttctggcccgaccctctgacagctccctgccaCAACTGCTGTTTGCttctcagcaacattttactttcatttgatgtcaatgatattgttccatagtttgaACATTCCATTGagtcacctttctgtggaatgggttccattaaggtttttttttccagtaggatgaccaagtagctgtcttccagatttcccagCACAGATGAGTGGGTGCTTCCAGGGATTCCTCAGCTTGGGGAAGCATTTCCATTGGTGTCCCATCAAGTCCTGGAGCCTGTTTTTgctatgccttcagtgcagcttgaactcctGTGGGATCCAGCCCACATCCAGGTGGGTCCTGAATGACAGTTGTGTAATCGAAGGAGagaaattaagagacagacaaaagttttggggAGCTCACCTCTACCATGACATCAGGAACCAGgtccaagcagagagagaatgtattcttAACATCACCTTATATATTCTCGGGCATGCAAGGTACAACAAGCACATACTTACCAGGAGGAATtgtactagaggcatacatgtgacaggaggtAGGGCtagggtgtacatgcaataggaaggggaggtactagaggcatacatgtgacaggaggtGGGGCTAGgagtgtacatgcaataggaaggggaggtactagaggcatatatgtgacaggaaggtacatacctaacaagatgggtggattcaaggcagcctaaccttggtcatctctgagctggcttgttcTTGAGTGCCCCTGAGCTCTTctgcaggggaacaatctatgatccttatcagaagggagtgagccccacttagggtgggacagacattgGGGTCTGCTTGCTTTTGATGACAGACAACCTTCCGGCAAGTAGCCTTTAAGCAGTGACCTTCAAGAGTATAtagtagcaaccatgtgcttgcaagtagCACCTTAAAGTTGGTATTACTGGGGGACATCCTGTGAGTG
Proteins encoded in this window:
- the PIGV gene encoding GPI alpha-1,6-mannosyltransferase 2 isoform X1, with amino-acid sequence MWLLDPSRKEVLKFAVCCRVLTLLLQALFNAVIPDHYAEAFSPPRLAPSSSLDLLVEFLLGGLSHWDAEHFLFIAEHGYLYEHNFAFFPGFPLALLMGTELLLRPLQAVLSLRSCLLISVALLNSLFCVLAAVALHDLSCQVLHSPRQAFFTALLFCLSPANVFLAAGYSEALFALLTFSAMGQLERSQSWTSGLLFALATGVRANGLVNIGFLVYAQCQSFFSSLRVKSPLRQLIKLIASVFLTVFTLGLPFVLFQYYAYTQFCLPASVQPIPKPLLQLALDKGYRTADGNEPPWCSWTLPLIYSYIQDVYWNVGFLRYYELRQVPNFLLAAPMAVLVAWATWTYVTSQPWLCLTLGLQRSKNDESLKKPEVGFLSPQVFVYLVHAAVLLLFGVLCMHVQVLTRFLGSSTPIVYWFPAHLLQSQEPLLRASETVPWNALAGSSPPGHTVPRNPIKGLVCNWKTCSPVTRCILGYFLTYWLLGLLLHCNFLPWT
- the PIGV gene encoding GPI alpha-1,6-mannosyltransferase 2 isoform X3, translating into MWLLDPSRKEVLKFAVCCRVLTLLLQVLTRFLGSSTPIVYWFPAHLLQSQEPLLRASETVPWNALAGSSPPGHTVPRNPIKGLVCNWKTCSPVTRCILGYFLTYWLLGLLLHCNFLPWT
- the PIGV gene encoding GPI alpha-1,6-mannosyltransferase 2 isoform X2, with product MGTELLLRPLQAVLSLRSCLLISVALLNSLFCVLAAVALHDLSCQVLHSPRQAFFTALLFCLSPANVFLAAGYSEALFALLTFSAMGQLERSQSWTSGLLFALATGVRANGLVNIGFLVYAQCQSFFSSLRVKSPLRQLIKLIASVFLTVFTLGLPFVLFQYYAYTQFCLPASVQPIPKPLLQLALDKGYRTADGNEPPWCSWTLPLIYSYIQDVYWNVGFLRYYELRQVPNFLLAAPMAVLVAWATWTYVTSQPWLCLTLGLQRSKNDESLKKPEVGFLSPQVFVYLVHAAVLLLFGVLCMHVQVLTRFLGSSTPIVYWFPAHLLQSQEPLLRASETVPWNALAGSSPPGHTVPRNPIKGLVCNWKTCSPVTRCILGYFLTYWLLGLLLHCNFLPWT